The genomic interval ATATCTCTCTTCAGTGGAAAAAAGTTTTTGACTTAAAAGCAATTTTGACTCAAAGAAGTCCTTTAGAACTTCAGTGTATGATCTCCTGCAGAGATAGAACATGTCTTAGAACAGGAAAAATGGGCCCcaaattagaaagtaaaaatattaacaCTTACCCAAGGAATGGATGCAGAGGAACCGTTAGAGACACCTTTTTATGACTGTTTTCATTTCCCTGAACAGATTTAAGAAATTCCATAAATCTCTATTCCATGAAATATctttcaaattcaaagtattttgaaaagaatggtATACCACCTTGTATACACGGAAATATTCGGCAATAGATGCCCTCTGTTCATTTGTCAACCTGCAGGAGCGACCGCAGTACAGTTTGTGTAATTTTGTGTCATGACATAAGGTAAGGAAAATGAAATATGTGTTCAAATTATTAGAATGATCAAATGTCTGTGGCATAACCTTCTTGCTTTCCCATCACAAACCCAACAATGAACACCACGTCGACCGCTATATACCCAGAGAATATGATTAAAACCAAAATCATCTGCAACAGAGGAGTTAAAAGCAAAGTGTAAAGCTATGGCATTTGTAAAggagaagataaaaataaaataacatataaggCCAATATTGTACTTTATTAAAACTAATAGTAAGTAGCTCCCGACACTTTATATTAAACCTTCTCATTAATGTTAGTGGAAACTTATAGCAAAGGGAGTAACTTTCTAGCATCATCTCTCCATATAACATGACGCATTAATATTGCAACATTAACAAGAGCTGGAAGCCACTCCAATTGTGTtcatttaaaatacaatttCTTAAAGATGCCCCCCTAACTATTCAAATAAAGAAATCAGATACCAATCAGTCTGTCTTCTTTGTTTGCTTGGACCAATGAGGAAAACAAATGTCACCCCTACCTCTGAGGGAAGCATCAATCACTTTGATAGCAACTGTCATTAGTGGCCAACAGTCCAAGCAAACATCAGCTCCTGAGCAGCAGTatctaacatcatcataatCTGTAATATCCTGCCGAAGGAAGTACAAGTCAAATAAACAAGCCCTCATAGTCAAGATTTCAGTTAAATTGTGATTGTTTTAGTATGTTCACAAGTTAATTAACTTACTATATCAAAAACAAGCTCCCTCTCCACTGGAGCGAAAACATTATCACCACTTTGTGCATATGCATGTCTCTTTGCTGGCTGCAgcagaaaaatgattttaaagtCAACATTACAGGCAAGAAAATTGCAAAAACTAGCTTAAGAGGTAGTTTTCATCTTTGATTAGAATTGTATACTTAAACTTCTTAGTTCATTATGCAACTTTAAAACTAAGACAAAATCTAGCGTGAAACAAGTCAGGCATTaactgtcacagaaaacatGCATCAGATCGACATAATCAGGAACGGTATCGAAAATCTTACATCCACGCTGTATACAGGCCCGATATCTATTTTAAAAGGACACTTTTCTTTGATAGAGTTTTCAAGTTCAGATGCGCTGTTGAAAGACTGAAAGCGGAGATAAATGTCATTATCCAGTGTGAACGAAAATTCTCTTCGGCCAAAGTAGGACTGATCACAGGCAGGATGCTTCCCATctacaaatataaattaagtaatCTTCAGCAAAATTACTTTCGCATGCGCGCACACACTAAACACGCACACGCAGTGATTAGGATATGCAGTTTCACCATTTCCATAGGACATCCATTTGAACATATCAGCGTGTGGAAAAAGCTTTCCTGCCACAAATAAAAGCAACAGAAAAATTATCGATATGAATGAGCTAATCCTAGAAAGATGAAATCTAGCTAGATCAACACAATCCAGAGGAAAGGAAAAATCACATGAATAATTTACCGTAGTAGACTTTGAGATAATTGGCATTAAATCCTTCAGGAACAGCGTTCCCTTGCATCCGTTCACCGCCTTCAGGTTTA from Juglans regia cultivar Chandler chromosome 2, Walnut 2.0, whole genome shotgun sequence carries:
- the LOC108987131 gene encoding DNA primase small subunit, with translation MTREDIENGSEDMVIDEGKPEGGERMQGNAVPEGFNANYLKVYYGKLFPHADMFKWMSYGNDGKHPACDQSYFGRREFSFTLDNDIYLRFQSFNSASELENSIKEKCPFKIDIGPVYSVDPAKRHAYAQSGDNVFAPVERELVFDIDITDYDDVRYCCSGADVCLDCWPLMTVAIKVIDASLRDDFGFNHILWVYSGRRGVHCWVCDGKARRLTNEQRASIAEYFRVYKGNENSHKKVSLTVPLHPFLGRSYTEVLKDFFESKLLLSQKLFSTEERYEKILEMIPDESITSELRGKWQDNKRSSMSKEDTNVVRWEQLKHILQSGKQKAQALQRCVKEIVFSFTYPRLDMEVSKHMNHLLKAPFCVHPKTGRVCVPIDPNCCEEFDPTSVPTLSKLLEEINMGSLRADIDNEWDRTSLGKSIRFFRSSFLQPLLKVCKEEIENSYNAKLQHSKNSLNW